The genomic region GATGATGTTCCCGATCGTCTCGTCGTTGTTCGCGGAGATGGTGCCGACCTGGGCGATCTCCTTGGGATCTTTCGTCGCCTTCGACATCTTCTTGAGCTCGCCGGCGACGGACTCGACGGCCTTGTCGATCCCGCGCTTGAGGCCCATCGGGTTGTAGCCGGCCGCGACCAGCTTCGCCCCTTCCTGGTAGATCTTCTGGGCCAGCACGGTGGCGGTGGTGGTGCCGTCGCCCGCGACGTCGCTCGTCTTGGAGGCGACCTCCTTCACCATCTGCGCGCCCATGTTCTCGAACTTGTCCGCCAACTCGACTTCCTTGGCCACCGTGACGCCGTCCTTGGTGACCAGGGGAGAGCCGAACGACTTCTCGATGATCACGTTGCGGCCCCGGGGGCCGAGGGTGACCTTGACCGCGTCGGCCAAAGCATCCACGCCCACCTTGATCTTGCCGCGGGCCTCCTCGCTGAATTTCAGAACTTTCGCCATCGTGTCCTTCCTCCTTGGTTTGTTCGCTCGTACGGGTGGGATTCGGCTTACTTGGTCAGGATCGCCAGGATGTCGTCTTCGCGCAGGATCAGGTGCTCCACGCCGTCGACCTTGATGTCCGTGCCGGAATACTTCCCGAACAGGATGCGGTCGCCCGCCTTCACCTCGGGGGCCACCCGGGTGCCGGTATCCGTCACCTTGCCGGGGCCCACGGCGACGACCAGGCCCTCCTGCGGCTTCTCCTTGGCTGAATCCGGGATAATGATCCCGCCCTTCGTCTTGGTTTCCTCTTCCACCCGCTTGATCAGAATCCTGTCCTGCAACGGCTTGACCTTCATGCTGTTTCCTCCTTCACCTCTGAAAGTGGTCTTGATGGCCTGACGGCAGTTAGCACTCGATTGTGTCGAGTGCTAACAAGGATCATACAGAAGACCCGGAAGTTCTGTCAAGGGGGTACGATAGAAAAAGAGGTTATGCGGATAAGCGTAAGACTTTCAGGGAATTGGACCAGGAGCGGAGGTGGGGACGCCCGTTTTACAGCTTTCGGCGGGTCATCTCCTCCTCGAAATATTTCCGGTACAGGATATCCCACTCCCGCCCGCCCTCCGGCACCTTGCGGGAAAGCCGTGAGATCCGGTCCCGGGCGAAGGCGTCCACCGCCTCCTCGGCCTGGGCGTACGATTCAAGGACCGCCTTGGCCTCCCGGTGCGCCGCCGGCTCGTCCGGGAAATCCGCGACCCCCCCCCTGTGGAGGGCGTTGCGCAGCAGGTGGGAAAGATGGGAGATGCGGGCCTCGGTCAGGCGCACGGCGCTCTCCTCACAGGACGACGTCCCGCTCTTTGGCGAGACGTTCCTTGATCTTCTGAAACAGGATGCGGCTGTTCGCCTGGGACCGCTCGATCTTTCCCAGGTGCTTCTCGAGCAGGGCCTCCGCCTCGCGATCGAGCTCCGCCTCGCGCTGGATGTCCTTGTGGATCTCCGCGGTCATCCGGGAGAGGAGCGCGTCATCGGACACTTTCGGGTGGATCAGCCCCTTCGCCTTCCAGCGGGACAGGATCGCGGCGCAGAGGCGACGGATCAGATCGTCGGTGAATCTCAACGCCCCGCCCCTTTCCCTGCTACCCAGCCGCGGAAGTCGGGGCCGATGACGCCCCGCTTTCTGTATCTTTCCATCGAAACGGCGCAGGGGCAATCCCTTTCCTCCCCCGCGATGGCGCGGGCGGCCGCGATCGCGATCCCTGGAATCGCGTCTTTCGCGGCCTCGACGGCCGCCGCCTCCCCGGGAGGCAGCGTCCCTTCGAACAGGTCGCCGCGCCGGTACGGCATCTTCCGAACCCCTTCCGCGTAGTTCGTCACGTACGCCACCGGCGCGTAGCAGATCTCGAGCTCCCGCGCGAGGAACGCCTCGGGGCACAGGGTCATACCGACGAGATCCGCCCCGGCGCGCGCGAGAAACCGGATCTCGGCGGGGGTCTCGAGGCGCGGCCCCTCGGTGCAGGCGGAGGTACCGCCGAAATGGATGCGCTTCCCTGCATCGCGCCCTCCTTCGCGTCGCGTCGCTACGCTACGGAGGGAGTCCCGCAGACGCTCGCAGAACACGGGGAACTGCCGGAGGAAGCCGATCCCCTTTCCCTCGTAGAAGGTCGACGGGCGGTTCCGGGTGAAGTCGAGGAGGTCGTCGGGAAGGACCAGGTCGCCGGGCCGGACCTTCCGGGAGATGGCGCCGGGCCCCGTCCAGGCGACGATCCGTGTCACCCCCAGGGACTTCGCGGCGTAGATGTTGGCGCGGTAGTTCACGTACGGCGCGGTCTTCTCGTACCCTTTCTCGCCGTGCCGCGAGAGGAAAAGGAAGCGGAAACCGGCGCTCTCGCAGAGGTGGACGGGGTTGGAAAAGCCGTATGGCGTCCGGACGCGCCTGGAGGAGAGCCTCTTCCCCAGCGCGCCCGGGGGGAGGGCGTATGCCCCGGATCCTCCGAGGAGGAGGACCCGGGGCATGTCAGACGCCGTACCCTTTCTCAGAAAGCGACCCGGATGCCGAGGTTGCCTGTCCACCCGCTCATGTTGACGTCAAAGTCACGACCCGAGCTGTCCCGGAACGTGGGATTAACCCAGTGGTATTTCCCCTCGAAGTTGAGCGCTATCCGGGGGTTGAGCCACATGTCGAGACCGACGGACAAGTAGCCTCCGAAATCGGTGCTGCTGTCGTCGATTCCGGTGGAAATAACCCCCGGCCGTTCTTTGAGACTGGAAAAATAGAGCCCCAGCCCGGCCCCGACATACGGTTCGATGAAAGGGTGCGGGAGGATGAACCTGCCACCGATCGTCAGCGGGACCACGGTCGCCTCGTCCGATCCGCGCTCCGCGCGATAGGCGCCGACCGTACCGTCGATGGCGAAGAACGGCGATACGCGGGAACCGATCCCGACGTCGAAATTCCACCCGGTGTCGTACCCATCCAACCCGTCGCTATCGCTGTTGGGATCGAAGACGCCCGCGTGCCCGAAGAAGTACGGCTGGCCGTACTGCGCGTGCCGCGGCGGCGGAGCCTGGTAGCCGCGCGGGGGCGGTGGGGGCGGCGCGTACTCCCCGGGGCTCCCTCCATGGGGCCCCCGTTCGTACCGGTCGTAATCGGCCGCGACGGCGGCCGTCGCGGTCGCCGCGACGAACAGTCCGACGAAAACCAACGCGAGATGCTTCCTCATAATGTTTGTCCTCCTTTTTCCCCCGGCAAAGCCGGTTATGGGATTGAGGATACCGCCCGACGAGGTGGAAAGAAAGGGGCGGAATCCATATAATGGTGCCTTCCTAGCCGACAACTATACGACGCACCGACGGGAGATATTCATGATCATCGTCATGGGAGCGGGTGCGGCCCAAAAAGAGATCCGCACCGTCATCGCCAGGATCAAGGCGTTGGGGTACACCCCGCACCCGATTTTCGGCAAGGAACGCACCGTCATCGGCGCGATCGGGGACGAGCGCGGCAAGATCGTCCTCCAGGGGCTCGAGTCGCTCCCCGGGGTGGAGCGTGTCGTCCCGATCCTCAAGCCGTACAAGCTCGCCAGCCGGGAGGTGAAGCCGGAACGGACGGTCATCCGCATCGCCCCCGGGGTGACGGTCGGGGACCGGCAGCTCCTGGTCATCGCGGGTCCCTGCTCCGTGGAGAGCGAGGCACAGATGATCGAAACCGCGCTGGCCGTGAGGAAGGCGGGCGCCCACGTGCTGCGCGGCGGGGCGTGGAAGCCGCGCACCTCCCCGTATGCCTTCCAGGGACTGGAGGTCAAGGGCCTCAAGATCCTTCGCAAGGCGGGGGATCGCGCGGGGATGCCGATCGTCACCGAGGTGATGACCCCGGCCGACGTCGACCTGATCGCCCAATTTTCCGACATCCTCCAGGTCGGTGCGCGCAACGTCCAGAACTTCTCCCTCCTCAAGCGGATCGGCAAGTCGAAGCGCCCCATCCTCCTCAAGCGCGGGATGATGACGACGATCACCGAGTACCTGATGAGCGCGGAATATTGCCTGTCCGAGGGGAGCCGCCAGGTGATCCTGTGCGAGCGCGGCATCCGGACCTTCGAGGACGCCACGCGGAACACCCTCGACCTCTCCGCGATTCCGGTCCTCAAGGATCGCACCCACCTGCCGGTCATCGCAGATCCGTCCCACGCGACCGGCGTGGCGCGCCTCGTGCCCCCCATGGCGTGCGCCGCCGTCGCCGCGGGCGCCGACGGTCTGATGATCGAAGTCCACCCCACGCCGGAGAAGGCGCTCTCCGACGGTCCGCAGTCCCTCACCTTCCCGAAGTTCGCCGAAATGATGGCGATGCTGCGGCCCTTCATCGCCGCGGCGGGGAGAACGCTCTGATCCGCAAGATCCTCCTGCCGGCCCTCGCCGCGGGCCTCCTCCTCCACTTCGGCTACTCGTACTACCAGGTGAGGCGGGGGGCCGCCGGGGACGCCTGGGAGGTCCCCTCCATCCTCTACGGACGCCCCACGGAGGTCCGCACGGGGGACCACCTCGGAAACCTCCGTTTCACCGAGCGGCTTCGCCTCCTCTCCTACAAGAAGGTCGCGGGGAAACCGTCCGTCGCCGGAACCTGGTCCGAGGAACCCGGCCGCGTCCTCGTCTACACCCGCGACTACCGGGTCGAGGAGACCCCGCACACCGGCGGCCCGGTGGTGATCGAGGTCCGCGACGGGCGGGTCGATTCGATCGTATCTTCCGCCGGGATCTCGCTCGATTCGATCCACCTCGAACCGGAGGAGATCGGGCGAATCCTCGGTCCCCGCATGGAATCGCGGCGAATCGTCCCCCTTTCGGCGATCCCGTCGTCGCTGCAGCAGGCCGTGCTCGCCGCCGAGGATGCCCGTTTCTACTCCCACTTCGGGATCGACGTGGTCGGGATCGCCCGCGCGCTCATGAAGAATCTGCGGGAGCGGCGATTCGCCCAGGGGGGGTCCACGATCACGCAGCAGCTGGCGAAGAACTTCTTCCTCTCCCCGAAGAAGACGATCGGGCGGAAGCTTCACGAGGCGGAGCTCGCCCTGGCGCTCGAGCTGCGGTACCCGAAGAGGACGATCCTCGAGATGTACCTGAACAAGATCTATTTCGGCCAGGAGGGTGCCCGCGGGATCTACGGGGTCGAGGAGGCGGCGGGCTTCTACTTCTCCAGGCACGCGGCGGACCTCACCCTCGAGGAGGCCGCGATGCTGGCCGGCGTCATCCGCTCGCCGAACCGGTACTCCCCGTTCCGCGCCCCGGCGGCCGCGAAGGAGCGTCGCAACGCGGTGCTCGCGAGAATGCGCCAGTTGGGGATGATCGGGGAGGTGGAATACCGCCGGGCCTCCCATGCTCCGGTTCGCACCCGGGCCCGACGCACCCCGGCGAACATGGCGGCGTACTTCGCCGACTACATCCAGAGGGTCACCGAGGACGACCTGGGGGGCGAGAAGCTCTTCCACTCCGGCTACCGTTTCTACACCACCCTCGACCCGATGCAGCAGGCCGCGGCGGAGGAGGCGGTGGCGAAGGGGCTCGCGGAAATCGGAAAAACGGCCTTGCCCGCCAGCGAGCCGCTGCAGGCGGCGCTCGTCGCGGTGGACCCGGCGACGGGGGAGATGACCGCGATGGTGGGGGGACGCGGCTACGGGGAGACGCAGTTCAACCGGGCGACCGATGCGAAGCGGCAGCCGGGGAGCGCCTTCAAGCCGTTCGTCCTGCTCGCGGCGATGGAGCGGGCGGCGCAGGGAAAGGGGAAGACGACTCTCTCCACGATCGTCTCCGGCGAGCCCGTGACGGTGCCGGGGCCGACGGAGCCATGGACCCCGTCGAACTTCGAGGGGAAGCGCTACGGGGAGATCACGGTGCGGAAGGCGATCGAGGAGTCGGTGAACACCGCTACCGTCCGGCTCGCGCTGGACGTCGGCCTGCCCGAGGTGGTGAAGACCGCCCGCGCCGCAGGGATCGTATCCCCCCTCTCCCCCGTCCCCTCGATGGCGCTGGGCAGCTTCGAGGTGACGCCGTTGGAGCTCGCCTACGCGTACACGACGATCGCGTCCGGCGGGATCCGTTACGAACCGTTCCCTCTTTATTCCGCGACCACCGCGGACGGGGAGATCCTCACCTCGGCGAAGGTCCACTGGGAACGCACGATCGACCCGCGGGCGGCGTACCTCACCGGGTACGCGATGGAAGGGGTTCTCGACCGCGGCACGGCGAAAGCGGCGAAGGGGATGGGGATCTACTTCCCCGCCTCGGGGAAGACCGGGACCACGGACCGGAACCGCGACTCCTGGTTCGTCGGCTTCACCCCCGACGTCGTCTGCGCGGTCTGGGTCGGGTACGACTCGGGCGCGGACAGCGGGCTGACGGGAGCCAAAGGGGCGCTTCGGATCTGGGCGCGCTTCCTTCGCGCCCTCTACCCGGAATCCGGACCCGTGACCCTGCGGGCCCCCGACGGGATCGTGACGGCGGAGATCGACCCGGAGTCCGGGTTCCTCGCCACCACCGCGTGCCCGCAGACGCTGCGGGAGGCGTACCTTTCCGGGACGGCGCCGAAGGACTATTGCCCCCTCCATCCGGTGAATCCCGTCGTGGACACCTTCCGCCGCGGGGTGCGCGACGTCGGCGACTTCATCCGCAACCTGTTCAAATAGCCGGACCGCGTGGTATAAAAACGTTTTCCACGCACCATGGAGAAGAGCCGGATCATGGACTACAAGGAAACGCTCAACCTGCCGCAGACGGAATTCCCGATGCGGGCCAACCTCGCCCAGCGGGAGCCCGCGACGCTCGCCCGGTGGGAAGGGATGGGGCTGCACCGGAGGATGGTGGAGAACCGGAAAGGGCGCCCCACCTTCGTCCTGCACGACGGCCCCCCGTACGCGAACGGGCACATCCACATCGGGCACGCGCTGAACAAGATCCTCAAGGACATGATCGTCAAGTACCGTACGATGGCGGGATCCCTCTCCGTCTACATCCCGGGCTGGGATTGCCACGGCCTGCCGATCGAGCACCAGGTGGACAAGATCCTCGGGGCGAAGAAGGGAACGATCCCGACGGGGGACAAGCGCCGCCTCTGCCGTTCGTTCGCGGCGAAGTTCATCGACATCCAGCGGGAGGAGTTCAAGCGCCTCGGCGTGCTGGGCGACTGGGAGAACCCGTACCGGACGATGACGTTCGACTACGAGGCCGGCATCCTGCGGGAGTTCGGCCGGTTCGTGGGGAGCGGGGCCGTGTACCAGGGGACGAAGCCGGTCTACTGGTGCCTCTCGTGCCGGACGGCGCTGGCCGAGGCGGAAGTCGAGTACGCGGATCACACCTCCGACTCCATCCACGTCAAGTTCCCGTTCGCGGAGCCGCCCGGGAAGATCCACCCGGCGCTTTCGGGGAAGAAGGTCTTCTTCGTCATCTGGACGACCACGCCGTGGACGATTCCGGCCAACCTCGGGATCGCGCTGCATCCCGACTACGACTACGTCGCGCTCGAGGCGGGCGGCGAGGTGTACGTCGTCGCCGAGGGGCTTGCCGAACGGTTCGCGGCCGAGACGGGGCTTTCCTCCCCGGCGACCCTTGCGACGTTCCGCGCCGGGCACCTCGAGAGGATGCGGTGCCGCCACCCGTTCGTCGACCGCGACTCCCTCCTCGTCCTGGCCGACTATGTGACGCTCGATGCGGGGACCGGGTGCGTCCACACGGCGCCCGGCCACGGCCGCGAGGATTACGAGACGGGGCTCAAGTACGGCCTGCCGATCCTCGCCCCGCTGAACGACGAGGGCCGCTTCACCGAGGACGTCCCGTTCTTCGCGGGACTGCGGGTGTTCGAGGCGAACCCGAAGGTGAACGAAAAACTCGCCGAGGTCGGCGCCCTGATGTCCCACGGGGAGATCACCCATTCCTACCCGCACTGCTGGCGCTGCAAGAACCCCGTCATCTTCCGGGCGACGAAGCAGTGGTTCATCTCGATGGACCGGGCCGGACTGCGGGAGAAGTCGCTCGCCGGCATCCGCAAGGTGCGTTGGATCCCGGGCTGGGGGCAGGAGCGGATCGAGGGGATGATCGCGAACCGCCCCGACTGGTGCATCTCCCGCCAGCGCGCCTGGGGCGTGCCGATCGCACTTTTCCGTTGCGAGGGGTGCGGACATCACCTGCTCGACCGGAATCTCATCGACCACGTGGCGGGATTCTTCGAGAAGGAAGGGGCCGACGCCTGGTTCGACCGGAAGGTGCCGGAACTGCTCCCGCCGGGAACGGCGTGCCCGGAGTGCGGCGGGACGGCGTTCGGCAAGGAGACCGACATCCTCGACGTCTGGTTCGACTCGGGCGTCTCCTACGCCTGCGTCTGCGAGGGGAAGGAGAACCTGGGCATTCCCGTCGACCTCTACCTGGAAGGTTCCGACCAGCACCGCGGGTGGTTCCACTCCTCCCTTCTCGCCGCCGTGGGAACGCGCGGCTTCCCGCCGTACCGCGGGGTCCTGACGCACGGATTCGTCGTCGACGGCAAGGGCGAGGCGATGCACAAGTCGAAGGGGAACGTGATCGCCCCGGAGGAGATCATCAAGAAGCACGGCGCCGAGCTGCTGCGCCTTTGGGTCGCGGCCGCGGATTACCGGGACGACATCCGGCTGTCAAAGGACATCCTCGACCGGCTGACGGAGGCGTACCGGAAGGTACGCAACACGATCCGCTACCTTCTGGCGAGCTTGAGCGACTTCGACCCGGCGCGGGACGCGGTTCCGGTAAACCGGATGGAGGAGATCGACCGGTACGCCCTGGTCCTCTTCGACCGGCTGGCGGCGACGGTGCGCAAGGCGTACGAGGAGTACGAATTCTACATCCTGTTCCATGCGGTGAACAACTTCTGCTCCGTGGACCTGTCCGCGTTCTACCTGAACGTGCTGAAGGACCGGATGTACTGCTCCCCGGCCGGCGACCCGGCGCGACGCTCCGCGCAGACCGCGATCTTCGAAATCGCCCGGGGGCTGCTGTCGCTGACGGCCCCGGTGCTGTCGTTCACCACCGACGAGGCGTGGGCATATCTTCCCGCGTACCCGGGGAAGCCGGAGAGCGTCTTCCTCTCGGACCTCCCGGAGCCTCTTGGGATCCCGGAGGCGGAGGCGATCGGGGCCCGATGGGAGCGGATCCTCGCGCTGCGTTCGGAAGTCGCCCAGCCGCTGGAGACGGCGCGCAAGGAGAAGGTGATCGGCAGCGGCCAGGACGCGCTGGTCTCGATCGCCCCGGGACCCTTCGCGGACCTCTTCGATACGCACGCGCGGGAGATCCGCGACACGCTGATCGTTTCGGGAATCGCCACGGGCGAGGTGACCGGCCCCGGGGTGTACGAGAGCGCCGCCTTCCCGGGGCTGAAGGTCAAGGTGGAAAAAGCGCCGTGGAAAAAATGCGAACGGTGCTGGAACCATACGCCCGAGGTGGGAACGCTCGCCGGGACCCCGGAGCTGTGCCAGCGGTGCGCGGCCGCGGTGGGGAAGTGACGCCTTGCCAGTGACCCTCCTGCGGAAATTTTCGGTGCCGATCGTCTCGGCGCTCCTGCTCGGAGCCGCCGACCAGGCGAGCAAGGTCTGGGCGGTGCGCAACCTCCCCCTGTTCGAGCCCCGCGTGCTGGTGCGCGGCTTCTGCGACCTGGTGCACGTCCGCAACACGGGGGTCGCCTTCAGCCTTCTTTCGACCCTCGATCACCGCTGGGTCCACCCGTTCCTGATCCTTGCGACGGTGCTCGCGATGGGGGCGGTGCTCGCCTACATCGCGTACCTCCCCTGCCGGGGGACGGCGCCGGTGGGCCTGGGGCTCATTCTCGGCGGGGCGATCGGAAACCTGATCGACCGGGCGCGGCTGGGGTACGTCGTCGACTTCATCGACCTGCACTGGCGCGGCCACCACTGGCCCACCTTCAACGTGGCAGACATCGGGATCTCCGTGGGCATCGCCCTGCTCGTGATCGACATGGTGTTCTCCACGAAGGAGCCCTCGGATGCATCCCGTCCTGCTCCAGATCGGTAGCCTCAAGGTCTACTCGTACGGCGTCTTCGTCGCGATCGGCTTCCTCGCCGCCCTGTGGATCTCCGGGCGGGAGATCGCCCGCCAGGGACTCGACCGCGAGAAGTTCCTCGACATGGGGTTCTGGGTGGTCCTCTCCGCCATCGCGGGAGCGAGGATCTTCCACGTCCTCGTCTACTGGCGGCAATACGCGGAGGCGCCCGGGGAGATCCTCAAACTGTGGAACGGCGGGCTGGTCTTCTACGGCGGGTTCATCGCCGCGGTGGCGGCCTGCGTCGTGTTCCTCCGGAGGAACCGGATGCCGTTCCTGCCGGTGGCCGACGCGTCGGCGATCGGCATCCCGCTCGGGCTCGCCTTCGGGCGGCTCGGCTGCACTTCGGCCGGATGCTGCTTCGGAAAGCCGTCCACCCTCCCGTGGGCGATCACCTTCACCGACCCCGCCTGTCTCGCGCCTCTCCACGTACCTCTCCACCCGACGCAGATCTACGAAGCGATCGGGGGGTTCGCCATCTGCGGCTTCCTCTACATCACGCGGGACCGGTTCAAGACTCCGGGAATGCGCTTCTGGACGATGCTCATCCTGTACGGCGTCGCGCGGTCGTTCTTCGAGATCTTCCGCGACGACCCCCGCGGATTCCTCGGCCCCTTCTCCGAATCGCAGGCCGTCTCGGCCGTCCTGATCACCTACGCGATCGTCTCCATCCTCCGCGCCCGCTCGAAAGCTAACGCTCCCGCCCGGTAGTCGGCCGGGAGCCGCGGCGGCGGCGTTTCATTCTCCGCCGTCCATCATGTCTTCGAGAAATCCCAGCGGAACAGGAAACGGATTCTGCCCCCGGTAGGTTCGCTTGTCCCTCGTTTTCCTGAAGATCGACGATAGTTCCCCGAACAGTGGGAACTCACTTCGCAGGCGATGCCGCCTTTCCTTCCCGGCCTTGTGGGAATGGATGACCCCGCTCCTCACAAGCCGCGGCAATTGCCTTCGGACGCACTTGATATCGATGCCGGTAACGCGGGCGATAAGGCGCGGATGCAGCGGGTCGTCCGGGAAGTCAAAGAAGACCGCAAGGATCACGTAAAGCGATTTCGTCGGGAACAACGCCTCGATCATGGCGTGAAAAAAAATGCAAATCGGGGGCTAACCAACCGAGGACATGGAACAGGGAGGACGGGGAGTTTCGAGGGTTGGGTATCCGCAATAATTGAGGGCATTTTGCCCTCAATTATTCTCTCAGCCTATGTCTGTAATGATCAGGGCAGGGCGCCGCCGACGACCATGCGGATCGCGTGGTTGCCGTAGTCTTATCGACAGTAGATGCGGTATGACATTCTCACCGAGATCGATCGCTTGGGTGCTCGATGAGGGGTTCTTCCCACTCCAACGCTCGCATTTAATTGCGTTAACGAAACTATGCGATATGCGATTTGGTAATCCGCCAGACCATCATGAAGGAGGAGGGGCAAAAGGACGCGGCGGTGCGTGCGATAACTGAGCCGGCGTCAGCATCCAGGCGCAATACAGCTCTCCCGGGGATGCTGAAATTAGCTACGGGTTCCAATAGCGTGTTGAATCCGGTGAACTGCAACTCCCCCAGGTTACGGTGCTGTGGACTGAATGAACGCTCCCCCGCCAGAAAATAATACCAGCGGGTCGATCCCTTCGGAAAAGCGGGTGCCTCCCGCGTTAGCGACCGAGTAGTAGATGTTCCCGTTTGCAAGGGAAAGATCATGTCCGCGAATACCAGCGAGTCGCTCATCTAGGCGTAGGTGATGGACGACGGCGCCCGTAGCGGATAGTTGAACCGGGAGAACGGCTCCGTCGTGTCGTACGGCAGGTTGTCGGTCACGAAATCGGATTCCGATGTCCCGATCATCTGATAGACCCTCGGGTCGAGGTAGTTGACGAAGTAGAGGTGATCGACGTCGAAGACCGCGAGGTTAAATCGGGCTACCAAATTCTCTACGCCGTTGTCGTACACAAGTTTGTTCACCACCCCGTTATCGACCCGAATAATCTGGTTCCAGTCGTTGAAGAGGTAGAGATTCCCCGCCGGGTCGACGTCGATGTCCGAGACGGAACCGATCGGCGCGGAAGCGGCGGGAGCGCCGGGCGTGAAGGTCCCGTGGGTTCCGTCCCCCGCGAACACGGATAGGTAGCCGTACCGGTCGATCCGCTTCACCTTCTTGAACGCGGAAGAGGAGACGTAGATCGCATCGTCCGGGCCGGCCTTGACCGCGGTCGGGCTGCCAAGGCGCGCCTCGTTGTCGAGCCCGCCGTCTCCCGTGTCCCCCGAAGTGCCCGAGCCGCCCGATGCCGGGGCGCCGCAGATCGTGACGATCGTCCCCTTCGCGTACATCGCGACCGGGACCGTCTCCACCTCGCCCGGGGAGAGCGTGATGCCGTTGTACCATCCGCGGCCCAGCAGCGGGGCGGCGAGAACGGCGTCGCCGGAGGGGATCGCGGTGTTATCGCTCGTCCACTTCGACGGTGATGTGCGACCCGGGGGGGATCCCGCCGATCTCGCCGCGGCCTTCCGAACGGAGGAACCACTTCTCGATCGGCGCGAAGTGCGGGGCGAGGACGCGGATCCGGATCCGGTCGGTCGGGTCCGTGGCGAACGACGGCCCGCGGGTCGACACACGCGAGGCGGTGGCAGAGCCGGGAGGCGACGGGTAGACCAGCTGGACCGCGATGGAACCGTCCCCGGCGCGCGAACAGCCGGCCGCACCCGCGAAAAGGATCGACGCGAGAAGGGCGAGGGGAAGGAACGACCGCAACGAACCGACGGTTGACAACGTTGCCTCCGGAATGCCGATAATCCGCAATATAATACCTTCATCCCGGATTTGTCGGAGAAAACGATGGAGTCTTACGTCCCCTCGTCGTCACCGCTCGCGGCGGAAGAGCTGACAGCGTACATCGGTCCACGGGCGGACCGGTATCGCTCCCGGTTCGAGCGGTTCACCCGTACGGGTAAGACCCGTTTCGAGCTCTCGTGGAACAATCCGGCTGCCTTCCTGGGGTTGTGGTGGTATCTCTACCGGAAGATGTACTGGTGGGCG from Candidatus Deferrimicrobium sp. harbors:
- a CDS encoding TCP-1/cpn60 chaperonin family protein; this translates as MAKVLKFSEEARGKIKVGVDALADAVKVTLGPRGRNVIIEKSFGSPLVTKDGVTVAKEVELADKFENMGAQMVKEVASKTSDVAGDGTTTATVLAQKIYQEGAKLVAAGYNPMGLKRGIDKAVESVAGELKKMSKATKDPKEIAQVGTISANNDETIGNII
- the groES gene encoding co-chaperone GroES, whose amino-acid sequence is MKVKPLQDRILIKRVEEETKTKGGIIIPDSAKEKPQEGLVVAVGPGKVTDTGTRVAPEVKAGDRILFGKYSGTDIKVDGVEHLILREDDILAILTK
- a CDS encoding DUF507 family protein, with amino-acid sequence MRLTEARISHLSHLLRNALHRGGVADFPDEPAAHREAKAVLESYAQAEEAVDAFARDRISRLSRKVPEGGREWDILYRKYFEEEMTRRKL
- a CDS encoding DUF507 family protein, encoding MRFTDDLIRRLCAAILSRWKAKGLIHPKVSDDALLSRMTAEIHKDIQREAELDREAEALLEKHLGKIERSQANSRILFQKIKERLAKERDVVL
- a CDS encoding MTAP family purine nucleoside phosphorylase; this encodes MPRVLLLGGSGAYALPPGALGKRLSSRRVRTPYGFSNPVHLCESAGFRFLFLSRHGEKGYEKTAPYVNYRANIYAAKSLGVTRIVAWTGPGAISRKVRPGDLVLPDDLLDFTRNRPSTFYEGKGIGFLRQFPVFCERLRDSLRSVATRREGGRDAGKRIHFGGTSACTEGPRLETPAEIRFLARAGADLVGMTLCPEAFLARELEICYAPVAYVTNYAEGVRKMPYRRGDLFEGTLPPGEAAAVEAAKDAIPGIAIAAARAIAGEERDCPCAVSMERYRKRGVIGPDFRGWVAGKGAGR
- a CDS encoding outer membrane beta-barrel protein yields the protein MRKHLALVFVGLFVAATATAAVAADYDRYERGPHGGSPGEYAPPPPPPRGYQAPPPRHAQYGQPYFFGHAGVFDPNSDSDGLDGYDTGWNFDVGIGSRVSPFFAIDGTVGAYRAERGSDEATVVPLTIGGRFILPHPFIEPYVGAGLGLYFSSLKERPGVISTGIDDSSTDFGGYLSVGLDMWLNPRIALNFEGKYHWVNPTFRDSSGRDFDVNMSGWTGNLGIRVAF
- the aroF gene encoding 3-deoxy-7-phosphoheptulonate synthase; the protein is MIIVMGAGAAQKEIRTVIARIKALGYTPHPIFGKERTVIGAIGDERGKIVLQGLESLPGVERVVPILKPYKLASREVKPERTVIRIAPGVTVGDRQLLVIAGPCSVESEAQMIETALAVRKAGAHVLRGGAWKPRTSPYAFQGLEVKGLKILRKAGDRAGMPIVTEVMTPADVDLIAQFSDILQVGARNVQNFSLLKRIGKSKRPILLKRGMMTTITEYLMSAEYCLSEGSRQVILCERGIRTFEDATRNTLDLSAIPVLKDRTHLPVIADPSHATGVARLVPPMACAAVAAGADGLMIEVHPTPEKALSDGPQSLTFPKFAEMMAMLRPFIAAAGRTL
- a CDS encoding PBP1A family penicillin-binding protein — translated: MRRGAAGDAWEVPSILYGRPTEVRTGDHLGNLRFTERLRLLSYKKVAGKPSVAGTWSEEPGRVLVYTRDYRVEETPHTGGPVVIEVRDGRVDSIVSSAGISLDSIHLEPEEIGRILGPRMESRRIVPLSAIPSSLQQAVLAAEDARFYSHFGIDVVGIARALMKNLRERRFAQGGSTITQQLAKNFFLSPKKTIGRKLHEAELALALELRYPKRTILEMYLNKIYFGQEGARGIYGVEEAAGFYFSRHAADLTLEEAAMLAGVIRSPNRYSPFRAPAAAKERRNAVLARMRQLGMIGEVEYRRASHAPVRTRARRTPANMAAYFADYIQRVTEDDLGGEKLFHSGYRFYTTLDPMQQAAAEEAVAKGLAEIGKTALPASEPLQAALVAVDPATGEMTAMVGGRGYGETQFNRATDAKRQPGSAFKPFVLLAAMERAAQGKGKTTLSTIVSGEPVTVPGPTEPWTPSNFEGKRYGEITVRKAIEESVNTATVRLALDVGLPEVVKTARAAGIVSPLSPVPSMALGSFEVTPLELAYAYTTIASGGIRYEPFPLYSATTADGEILTSAKVHWERTIDPRAAYLTGYAMEGVLDRGTAKAAKGMGIYFPASGKTGTTDRNRDSWFVGFTPDVVCAVWVGYDSGADSGLTGAKGALRIWARFLRALYPESGPVTLRAPDGIVTAEIDPESGFLATTACPQTLREAYLSGTAPKDYCPLHPVNPVVDTFRRGVRDVGDFIRNLFK